A genomic segment from Spongiibacter sp. IMCC21906 encodes:
- the aroK gene encoding shikimate kinase AroK, whose protein sequence is MSKRGAIFLVGPMGAGKSTIGRLLADSIQMDFRDADREIEERSGVDIPWIFDMEGESGFRDREAAMLTELSENISSVISTGGGAVLREDNRRLMVAKGTVIYLKTSVDEQVRRTARDRKRPLLQNGDPEQTLRALMAQREPLYEEIADLTVLTDQRSPKAVVQELCQLLSSADPSVVS, encoded by the coding sequence ATGTCGAAGCGAGGCGCAATATTTTTGGTAGGCCCCATGGGGGCGGGTAAAAGCACAATTGGTCGCTTGTTAGCGGATTCCATACAAATGGATTTTCGCGATGCCGACCGAGAAATTGAAGAGCGCAGTGGTGTCGATATCCCCTGGATCTTTGATATGGAGGGGGAGTCTGGTTTTCGGGATAGAGAGGCGGCAATGCTGACAGAGCTGTCAGAAAATATCAGCTCGGTCATTTCCACTGGCGGCGGCGCCGTTCTGCGTGAAGATAATCGGCGCTTAATGGTGGCCAAGGGTACGGTGATCTACCTGAAAACCTCTGTTGATGAGCAGGTTCGGCGCACCGCCCGCGACCGTAAGCGGCCTCTCTTGCAAAACGGCGACCCTGAGCAAACGTTGCGAGCATTAATGGCTCAGCGTGAACCGCTGTATGAAGAAATTGCCGATCTCACCGTACTAACCGATCAGCGCAGCCCCAAAGCGGTTGTTCAAGAACTGTGTCAATTGCTGAGTTCTGCAGACCCTTCCGTCGTCTCTTGA
- the pilQ gene encoding type IV pilus secretin PilQ family protein — translation MFIITRKMTPHSTSRRRAISGGRYGVARSLLALVGLSLVSLQLAAAELTNIQFNALQGGSFEARLQFNGTPPEVKGYTIEKPARIALDFPGAESTLSQKKYPLAYDNASSAVVLEGRDRTRLVLNLIRLASYETRVEGNTLVVEVGGTGGKSYMKEKYSNPIVSTSSTNQPDTDNMIRDLDFRRGDAGEGRLVIQLADDKADINVFVEGSKIKIDFKGVNLPQNLQRRFDVADFATPVKMIDARMGEKGAKISLEAKGEYDYLAYQTDAEYVVSVKPLTKQEVELRRKEFAYVGEKLSLNFQDIEVRSVLQLIADFTDLNLVASDTVTGNITLRLQNVPWDQALELVLKTKGLDKRQVGNVLMVAPAAEIAERERQQIEAQKQVEELAPLQTEFIRIRYADADELFRLFKPEDRDSETSTGSILSPRGKVIVDKRTNSLLITETADRLEEFRRLVSLIDVPVRQVQIEARIVRASSDFDRALGVRWGGAYIRRDGDNIYSANGDIESDQQTQNNFVNALAAGSPTFQATPGLVTDLGVNSAAGTFALGFISPDVLLNLELSALESKGRGEIVSQPRIVTGDKEPAIIKSGTEIPYPESSANGETTIAFKEAVLKLDVTPIITPDDRIIMDLTINQDTVGELVIATGLGGQVPTIDTTELKTRVLVSNGETVVLGGVYDQLDIESETKVPFLGDIPFLGRLFKNTSVTREKQETLIFITPRILADSLVD, via the coding sequence ATGTTCATAATCACCCGAAAAATGACGCCACACAGCACCTCTCGCCGAAGGGCGATTTCGGGTGGACGATATGGGGTTGCGCGCTCATTACTGGCCTTGGTTGGTTTGAGCCTGGTTTCACTACAGCTTGCTGCGGCGGAGCTGACTAATATCCAGTTTAACGCTCTGCAGGGTGGGAGCTTTGAAGCCCGCTTGCAATTCAATGGGACGCCGCCAGAGGTGAAAGGCTATACCATTGAAAAGCCTGCCCGGATAGCCTTGGATTTTCCAGGTGCTGAAAGCACCCTAAGCCAGAAAAAATATCCTCTCGCATATGACAATGCCAGCAGTGCAGTGGTTCTTGAAGGCCGGGACCGGACTCGGTTGGTGCTCAACCTGATTCGCCTCGCGAGTTACGAAACCCGTGTTGAAGGCAATACGCTGGTTGTTGAGGTGGGTGGTACTGGCGGCAAGAGCTATATGAAGGAGAAATATAGCAATCCGATTGTTTCTACTTCTTCCACCAACCAACCCGATACTGACAATATGATTCGTGACTTGGATTTTCGTCGGGGTGATGCTGGTGAAGGGCGTTTGGTTATTCAACTTGCCGACGACAAAGCGGACATTAATGTTTTTGTGGAAGGCAGCAAAATCAAGATTGATTTTAAGGGCGTGAATTTGCCGCAAAACCTGCAGCGACGTTTTGACGTTGCAGATTTTGCTACCCCAGTCAAAATGATAGATGCCCGCATGGGCGAGAAGGGCGCTAAGATCTCGCTGGAAGCCAAAGGGGAATACGATTACCTTGCCTACCAAACTGATGCTGAATATGTTGTAAGTGTTAAGCCCTTGACTAAGCAAGAAGTTGAATTGCGCCGTAAAGAGTTTGCTTACGTGGGTGAAAAGCTCTCGCTAAACTTTCAAGATATTGAAGTGCGTTCCGTGCTGCAGTTAATTGCTGATTTTACCGACTTGAATCTGGTTGCCAGTGACACGGTGACAGGCAATATTACTTTGCGCCTTCAGAACGTGCCTTGGGATCAGGCCTTGGAGCTGGTGCTTAAAACCAAGGGTTTGGATAAGCGTCAAGTCGGCAATGTTTTGATGGTGGCGCCCGCGGCAGAAATAGCCGAGCGAGAGCGTCAACAGATTGAGGCACAAAAACAAGTAGAAGAGCTGGCGCCGCTGCAAACGGAGTTTATTCGAATCCGTTATGCCGATGCGGATGAGTTGTTCCGTTTGTTTAAACCTGAAGATCGCGATAGTGAGACATCTACGGGCAGCATTTTATCGCCTCGCGGCAAAGTAATTGTGGATAAGCGAACTAATTCGCTGTTGATCACTGAAACAGCGGATCGTTTGGAAGAGTTTCGCCGTTTGGTATCCTTGATCGATGTGCCAGTGCGGCAGGTTCAAATTGAAGCTCGGATTGTTAGAGCCTCTTCTGACTTTGATCGCGCTCTAGGTGTTCGCTGGGGCGGCGCTTATATCCGGAGAGATGGTGATAATATTTATTCTGCCAACGGTGACATTGAAAGCGATCAGCAAACCCAAAATAATTTTGTCAACGCGCTGGCTGCGGGCTCGCCGACTTTTCAGGCGACCCCTGGTCTAGTGACTGATTTGGGGGTGAATAGCGCAGCGGGAACCTTTGCGTTGGGCTTTATTAGTCCTGATGTATTGTTGAATTTGGAGTTGTCGGCCTTGGAGTCTAAAGGCCGTGGCGAGATTGTGTCGCAACCGCGTATTGTGACTGGCGACAAAGAGCCTGCGATTATTAAATCGGGTACTGAAATTCCCTATCCCGAGTCTTCGGCTAACGGTGAAACGACTATTGCCTTTAAAGAAGCGGTACTCAAGCTTGATGTCACACCCATTATTACTCCCGATGACCGTATCATTATGGATCTCACCATAAACCAGGATACGGTGGGTGAATTGGTTATCGCCACTGGCTTAGGCGGTCAAGTCCCAACGATTGATACCACTGAACTGAAGACGCGAGTCTTGGTCAGTAATGGCGAAACGGTTGTTCTGGGTGGGGTTTATGACCAACTGGATATCGAGTCAGAAACAAAGGTGCCTTTCTTGGGAGATATTCCGTTTTTGGGTAGACTCTTTAAAAACACCTCAGTAACAAGAGAGAAGCAGGAAACCCTGATTTTTATAACCCCCCGCATACTTGCGGACAGCTTGGTAGATTGA
- a CDS encoding pilus assembly protein PilP: MKTVVVRVLSLVFSCGVLVACSPAGKYSDIDAFLAEKRAAPTGKIEPIPAMKAYRAFSYSASGMRSPFSKPVDVKEIARLEASSNVKPDFDRELEFLEQFSFDSLKMVGSLKLAGVLWALIKDPDGGVHRVRTGNYLGRNHGRITELKDNYLSVVEIVTTGGDGWVERPRSLELQAGK, encoded by the coding sequence ATGAAAACGGTGGTCGTCCGCGTTTTATCGCTGGTGTTCTCGTGTGGTGTTTTAGTGGCGTGCAGCCCCGCTGGAAAATATTCGGATATTGATGCCTTTTTGGCTGAGAAACGAGCTGCGCCTACAGGCAAGATTGAGCCTATTCCTGCAATGAAAGCTTATCGCGCCTTTAGCTATAGTGCTTCAGGAATGCGTAGCCCATTCAGCAAGCCCGTTGATGTTAAAGAGATTGCCCGCTTAGAAGCCAGCTCTAATGTAAAGCCTGACTTTGATAGAGAGCTTGAGTTTTTAGAGCAGTTCTCCTTCGACTCGCTGAAAATGGTGGGGTCATTGAAGTTGGCCGGGGTGTTATGGGCCTTGATTAAAGACCCTGATGGCGGTGTTCATCGGGTGAGAACGGGGAATTATCTGGGCCGTAATCATGGTCGCATCACCGAGCTAAAAGACAATTACCTCTCTGTGGTGGAAATAGTTACAACAGGCGGGGATGGCTGGGTAGAACGGCCACGATCCCTTGAATTACAAGCCGGTAAATAG
- a CDS encoding type 4a pilus biogenesis protein PilO: MAWQEWVDELKGFDVNDLNLENIGAWPVLVRALVWVLVFALCLVGGYFYIISDLRKDLSAVELKEQQLQKEFEKKAFKAAKLEPLKQQMKEMESSFAVLLSQLPADTEVPGLLEDMTEKAVSNGLDIASIQLQAERVQEFYIELPIAIKVSGAYHDLAAFVSGIAGLPRIVTLHDFTITSNKEFTSQSMSITAKTYRYKDTEGAK; this comes from the coding sequence GTGGCTTGGCAAGAGTGGGTCGACGAGCTAAAAGGCTTTGATGTCAATGACCTAAACCTGGAAAACATCGGCGCTTGGCCAGTATTGGTCAGGGCGTTGGTGTGGGTGTTGGTATTTGCCCTGTGCCTAGTGGGTGGTTATTTTTATATTATTTCTGATTTGCGTAAAGATTTAAGCGCGGTTGAGCTTAAAGAGCAGCAACTGCAGAAGGAATTTGAGAAAAAAGCATTTAAAGCCGCCAAGCTTGAACCTCTTAAGCAACAGATGAAGGAAATGGAATCGTCTTTTGCCGTGCTGCTAAGCCAGCTTCCCGCTGATACAGAGGTTCCTGGTTTGCTCGAAGATATGACTGAAAAAGCGGTGAGCAATGGTTTGGATATCGCCAGTATTCAGTTGCAAGCAGAGCGTGTGCAGGAATTTTATATTGAGTTGCCCATCGCTATAAAAGTAAGCGGTGCTTATCATGACTTGGCCGCCTTTGTGAGTGGTATTGCAGGCTTGCCTCGAATCGTCACGCTGCATGACTTCACTATTACCTCCAATAAAGAATTCACCTCCCAGAGTATGTCCATTACCGCAAAGACTTATCGGTATAAAGATACGGAGGGCGCCAAATGA
- a CDS encoding PilN domain-containing protein produces MANINLLPWREERRELIKQQFLMVLGGVAVLGVLLVVLAMSIVNGAISNQKDRNAYIQQHINKLNKEVAEIQDLEKRRQQLIDRMTIIQDLQGTRPLIVRVFDELVRTLPDGLFYTSLSRRDKRIEVQGVAESNNRVSSLMRKLDASPWFAEPNLTAVSAAPAYGEQASSFKLSFLISAPAADEEERK; encoded by the coding sequence ATGGCTAATATCAATCTCCTCCCTTGGCGGGAAGAGCGTCGCGAACTGATTAAACAGCAGTTTTTGATGGTGCTAGGTGGGGTAGCCGTGCTGGGGGTGCTGTTAGTCGTGCTGGCTATGAGTATTGTTAACGGTGCTATCAGTAATCAAAAAGATCGCAATGCTTATATTCAACAGCATATTAATAAGTTAAACAAAGAAGTCGCCGAGATTCAGGATCTTGAAAAACGTCGTCAGCAGCTCATTGACCGCATGACGATTATTCAAGACCTTCAAGGGACTCGGCCATTGATTGTAAGGGTGTTTGACGAGCTGGTTCGTACCCTTCCCGACGGTTTGTTTTATACATCCTTGTCTCGTCGCGATAAACGAATTGAGGTGCAGGGCGTGGCGGAATCCAATAACCGGGTTTCCAGCCTTATGCGTAAATTAGATGCTTCGCCGTGGTTTGCGGAGCCGAATTTAACCGCGGTCAGTGCTGCGCCAGCCTATGGCGAACAGGCCAGCAGTTTTAAATTGTCTTTCTTGATCAGTGCGCCTGCGGCTGATGAAGAAGAGCGGAAGTAG
- a CDS encoding pilus assembly protein PilM: MLKGLIGGNSSRSLLGVDISSSAVKLLELSRSGNTYRVESYAVMSLPPQSVVEKNIAEVEVVAEVLRAVVSRSRSKLKRAAVAVPGSAVITKVLRMPADMNENTLETQISLEADQYIPYPLDEVALDFEIMGQADDNPEQMDVLLVACRRDNVDLRTEALEIAGLEAKLVDVEAFAVERSFELIASSLGCDENTVVAIVDIGASMTSLSVIVDGETLYTRDQLFGGRQLIEEIQRRYGMTVEEAGLAKKQGGLSDDYDSEVLAPFKEAVIQQVARSLQFFYSSSQYNSVDMILLAGGVAAMQGLADIVESELGVSTVVANPFGSMAVAPGVDAMSLSNDAPAMLISCGLALRSFD, encoded by the coding sequence GTGCTAAAAGGCCTGATTGGCGGTAATTCGTCCCGAAGTCTTCTCGGTGTCGACATCAGTTCCAGTGCGGTGAAACTGCTGGAGTTGAGTCGCAGTGGAAATACCTATCGCGTTGAGAGCTACGCGGTAATGTCTTTGCCACCTCAATCGGTGGTGGAGAAGAACATTGCCGAAGTCGAGGTGGTAGCCGAGGTGCTGCGGGCTGTTGTGTCTCGATCTCGCAGTAAATTGAAGCGGGCCGCAGTGGCGGTTCCCGGGTCGGCGGTGATTACCAAAGTCTTGCGGATGCCCGCAGACATGAATGAAAACACGCTGGAAACGCAAATTTCTCTCGAAGCTGATCAATATATCCCCTATCCCTTGGATGAAGTTGCGCTAGATTTTGAAATTATGGGGCAGGCGGATGACAACCCTGAGCAAATGGATGTGCTACTGGTAGCTTGTCGACGTGACAATGTTGATTTGCGGACTGAAGCGCTGGAAATTGCAGGCTTGGAAGCCAAGCTAGTGGATGTCGAAGCCTTTGCCGTTGAACGAAGCTTTGAGTTGATCGCCAGCTCCTTGGGATGTGATGAAAACACCGTGGTGGCGATTGTCGATATCGGTGCCAGCATGACGTCGCTCAGTGTGATTGTAGACGGTGAAACCCTGTATACCCGAGATCAGCTCTTTGGTGGCCGCCAGTTGATCGAAGAGATTCAGCGCCGTTATGGCATGACGGTTGAAGAAGCGGGCTTGGCCAAAAAGCAAGGTGGCCTATCCGACGACTATGACAGCGAAGTCTTGGCTCCGTTCAAAGAAGCGGTTATTCAGCAGGTGGCCAGGTCTTTGCAGTTTTTTTACTCATCAAGCCAATACAACTCCGTGGATATGATTTTGTTGGCGGGCGGTGTGGCTGCCATGCAAGGTTTGGCCGATATTGTTGAGTCGGAGCTGGGGGTCAGCACGGTAGTGGCAAATCCTTTTGGGTCTATGGCAGTGGCTCCTGGTGTCGATGCAATGAGCTTAAGCAATGATGCACCGGCAATGCTTATTTCCTGTGGATTGGCATTGAGGAGTTTTGATTAA
- a CDS encoding penicillin-binding protein 1A, whose product MSRSFSLISLLVSFILLSAAGAVMVFAAAFLYISPKLPSVDALRDIQLQTPLRIYSRDGQLMGEFGEKRRSPVSFQEIPDTFIKAFLAAEDDHFFSHHGVDVSSLLRAASQLITTGSIQSGGSTITMQVAKNYFLTQERTFTRKFTEIFLAIEIERALSKEDILELYINKIFLGNHAYGIEAAAQVYYGKPLRELSLAQMAMIAGLPKAPSAYNPVANPERARIRRNWILSRMRSLGYIAEQDYKTAISTPISATAHGTPLDVDAAYLSEMVRLEMLDRFGRNAYEDGYSVITTVDSQLQHVANQAIINGVIEYDTRHGYRGPEQHWSLPAQIDDDKRDELAKKLVDIGAVGNWHPAVVLNTEDKSLVALLASGEQTTLNWDQGLKDTARYISEDRMSYKIEKVEDILKPGDVIRLRMVKDKDQQQWQLSQLPKVQAALVSLDADTGAIISLVGGYNYQKSSFNRVTQATRQPGSNFKPFIYTAALDNGFTPATIINDAPIVFNDSSLGGTWRPSNDNGTFNGPMRLRQALYLSRNLVSIRILRDLGIDKAIDYVGRFGFDTKALPRDLSLALGSHSLTPMQIVTGYAAFANGGYKISPYLIEKIIDRDGNTIFRANPEVVCRHCGKKGRDAIAGIDEEYSLDEILSQDTEARKYAPQVLDDEVVFLIDNILKDVITRGTGRKARVLERSDAAGKTGTTNGPTDAWFSGYSGGVVTSTWAGFDQNQKLGRREYGGSVALPIWIDFMKVALKDRPERQLKQPDSIVTVRIDPDTGALAHPGQANAIFEYFRSENAPQESDYNSPGSYGNGGGQEPIEIF is encoded by the coding sequence ATGTCTCGTAGCTTTTCGTTGATCAGCTTATTGGTCAGCTTCATTCTACTCTCTGCCGCCGGTGCCGTTATGGTATTTGCAGCGGCCTTCCTTTATATCAGCCCGAAGTTACCTTCGGTTGACGCTCTCCGGGATATCCAGCTCCAAACCCCGCTGCGCATATACAGTCGCGACGGCCAGCTCATGGGGGAGTTTGGCGAAAAACGCCGCTCACCGGTTAGCTTTCAAGAAATACCCGACACCTTTATCAAGGCCTTTCTCGCCGCTGAAGATGATCATTTCTTCAGCCACCACGGCGTCGATGTTAGCAGCCTATTGCGTGCTGCGTCACAACTCATTACCACCGGCAGCATTCAATCTGGTGGTTCCACTATCACCATGCAGGTCGCAAAAAACTACTTTTTAACCCAAGAGCGTACCTTCACGCGCAAATTCACCGAAATTTTTCTCGCCATCGAAATAGAGCGGGCATTAAGCAAGGAAGACATCCTTGAGCTGTATATCAACAAAATATTCCTCGGCAATCATGCCTATGGTATCGAAGCCGCCGCCCAAGTGTATTATGGCAAACCCTTACGCGAGCTAAGCCTGGCTCAAATGGCAATGATCGCGGGCCTTCCCAAAGCTCCCTCTGCCTACAACCCCGTTGCCAACCCAGAACGGGCCCGCATTCGCCGCAACTGGATTCTCTCCAGAATGCGCAGCTTGGGGTATATTGCCGAACAGGATTATAAAACCGCCATTAGCACTCCCATTTCTGCCACCGCCCACGGCACGCCACTGGATGTCGACGCGGCCTATTTATCTGAAATGGTCAGACTGGAAATGCTGGATAGATTTGGCCGCAATGCCTACGAAGACGGCTACTCTGTCATCACCACTGTCGACAGCCAGCTTCAGCATGTCGCCAACCAAGCCATTATTAATGGCGTAATTGAATACGACACTCGCCACGGCTACCGGGGGCCCGAACAACACTGGTCACTCCCCGCACAAATCGACGACGACAAGAGGGACGAACTTGCCAAAAAGCTGGTCGACATTGGTGCCGTCGGCAACTGGCACCCCGCAGTGGTTCTCAACACGGAAGACAAAAGCTTAGTCGCGCTATTGGCATCGGGTGAGCAAACTACCCTCAACTGGGATCAAGGCCTGAAAGACACCGCTCGCTATATCAGCGAAGACCGAATGAGCTATAAAATTGAAAAAGTTGAAGACATTTTAAAGCCCGGCGATGTCATTCGGCTGCGCATGGTAAAAGACAAAGATCAGCAGCAGTGGCAGCTATCACAACTGCCCAAAGTGCAAGCTGCCCTGGTATCACTGGATGCCGATACCGGCGCCATTATCAGTCTCGTCGGTGGTTATAACTACCAAAAAAGCTCGTTTAACCGGGTCACACAAGCAACCCGCCAACCCGGCTCCAACTTCAAACCCTTTATTTACACTGCCGCACTGGATAACGGCTTTACCCCGGCGACCATCATCAATGACGCCCCTATTGTTTTCAACGACTCCTCGTTGGGCGGCACCTGGCGCCCCAGTAACGACAACGGCACGTTTAACGGCCCCATGCGATTAAGGCAAGCGCTGTATCTTTCTAGAAACCTCGTCTCCATCCGGATATTGCGCGACTTGGGCATTGATAAAGCCATCGACTACGTTGGTCGCTTCGGTTTTGATACCAAGGCCCTGCCCCGAGACCTATCGCTGGCACTGGGCAGCCACTCGCTAACCCCCATGCAGATCGTTACCGGCTATGCGGCATTTGCCAACGGCGGTTACAAGATTTCGCCGTATCTGATTGAGAAAATCATCGACCGCGATGGCAATACTATTTTCCGAGCCAACCCAGAGGTGGTCTGTCGGCACTGCGGCAAAAAAGGGCGTGATGCCATAGCCGGCATTGACGAAGAGTACTCCCTGGACGAGATCCTCTCCCAAGATACCGAAGCCCGCAAATACGCGCCCCAGGTACTCGATGATGAAGTCGTTTTTCTTATCGACAATATTCTGAAAGACGTCATTACCCGAGGCACCGGACGCAAAGCCAGAGTATTGGAACGCAGCGATGCTGCAGGCAAAACCGGCACCACTAACGGCCCAACTGATGCCTGGTTTTCTGGCTACAGTGGCGGCGTAGTGACCTCTACGTGGGCAGGCTTTGATCAAAACCAAAAACTAGGCCGCCGAGAATACGGTGGCTCTGTCGCGCTACCCATCTGGATAGATTTTATGAAGGTGGCCCTTAAGGATCGCCCCGAGCGCCAGCTTAAACAACCCGACTCCATCGTCACCGTAAGGATTGATCCCGATACAGGCGCCCTTGCCCACCCCGGCCAAGCCAATGCGATTTTCGAATACTTCCGCAGCGAAAACGCCCCACAGGAATCGGATTACAATTCACCGGGAAGCTACGGCAATGGCGGCGGCCAAGAACCAATAGAAATATTCTGA
- the radA gene encoding DNA repair protein RadA, whose protein sequence is MAKSKIAYVCSDCGSEHNKWQGQCQDCGVWNTLVEFRIAASPSRASTKQGYAGAADGEVMSLSSVSIEALPRLPSGFDELDRVLGGGLVPGSAVLLGGHPGAGKSTLLLQVLCRLAGSCDCLYVTGEESLQQIAMRAKRLGLKADELKLLAETQLETILAQAARLKPRVLVLDSVQVLHSEQVTSAPGSVSQVRECAAALTRFAKQSGTVLLLVGHVTKDGSLAGPKVLEHIIDCSIMLEGSSDSRYRTLRGHKNRFGAVNELGVFAMTELGMKEVKNPSAIFLNRGDVVASGSAVMVVWEGTRPLLVEIQALVDTSGFGSPRRVAVGLEQNRMAMLLAVLHRHGGLQLGDQDVFVNVVGGVKVLETGADLALLFAIVSSFRDRPLPEDLVVFGEVGLSGEIRPVPSGQERLQEARKHGFARAIVPKANAPRAGSAGNIEVIAVNTLAEALEAI, encoded by the coding sequence ATGGCTAAATCAAAAATCGCCTATGTCTGTAGTGACTGTGGCTCAGAGCACAATAAATGGCAGGGGCAGTGCCAAGACTGCGGGGTTTGGAACACTCTTGTGGAGTTTCGTATTGCCGCATCCCCCAGCCGAGCCAGCACCAAGCAGGGCTACGCAGGGGCAGCAGATGGTGAGGTGATGTCACTGTCGAGTGTCAGTATTGAGGCGTTGCCACGGCTACCCAGCGGCTTTGATGAATTAGATCGGGTATTGGGCGGTGGTTTGGTGCCGGGCTCGGCGGTGTTGTTGGGGGGGCATCCCGGCGCGGGCAAAAGTACGCTGTTATTGCAGGTGCTTTGCCGTTTGGCAGGAAGCTGCGATTGTTTGTATGTGACCGGTGAGGAGTCACTTCAGCAGATTGCCATGCGGGCGAAACGCTTGGGCTTAAAAGCCGATGAGCTAAAGCTGCTGGCAGAAACTCAACTGGAGACGATCTTGGCCCAAGCAGCGCGTTTAAAACCTCGGGTGCTGGTGTTGGATTCGGTGCAGGTACTGCACAGCGAGCAAGTCACCTCGGCGCCGGGGAGCGTGTCCCAGGTGCGAGAGTGCGCGGCCGCGTTGACGCGTTTTGCTAAGCAAAGCGGTACGGTGCTGTTGCTGGTGGGACATGTCACCAAGGATGGTAGTTTGGCCGGGCCTAAGGTGCTGGAGCATATTATTGACTGCTCTATTATGTTGGAAGGCAGCAGTGATAGCCGCTATCGCACTTTGCGAGGTCACAAAAATCGCTTTGGTGCCGTCAATGAGTTAGGCGTGTTTGCGATGACAGAGCTGGGAATGAAGGAGGTTAAAAACCCGTCGGCGATATTCTTGAATCGTGGCGATGTGGTGGCTTCCGGTAGTGCCGTGATGGTGGTTTGGGAAGGTACCCGACCGCTGCTGGTAGAGATTCAAGCCTTGGTCGATACCTCTGGCTTTGGTAGCCCTCGCCGGGTGGCGGTGGGCCTGGAGCAAAACCGTATGGCCATGTTGCTGGCGGTCTTGCATCGTCATGGTGGATTGCAGCTTGGCGATCAAGATGTGTTTGTGAACGTTGTTGGCGGCGTTAAAGTGTTGGAGACAGGGGCCGATTTGGCGCTGTTGTTTGCGATTGTCTCCAGCTTTCGGGACCGGCCGTTACCAGAAGATTTAGTGGTGTTTGGCGAGGTGGGCTTGTCTGGTGAAATTCGCCCGGTGCCCAGTGGCCAAGAACGGCTTCAAGAAGCGAGAAAGCATGGTTTTGCTAGAGCTATTGTACCTAAAGCCAATGCTCCCCGAGCTGGCAGTGCGGGCAATATTGAAGTGATTGCCGTCAATACGCTGGCAGAAGCTTTGGAAGCCATTTAA
- a CDS encoding DnaT-like ssDNA-binding domain-containing protein, protein MTSLVERPLMVSPSLAATIGLDAALLYQLLAEWQLLLDAHVKQGQHWHLIELAKLEAQLPFWETEKILDVLRTLNDQGLIIVGGALMSNLQNIRFALPQRGTPAPEVHPTHRQTSTPSRTPEQRQPQAHIGTRRPSQPVPGHTVIPGDWCPDQASIDYLIRFNQVDPSFIESSLPEFIAHYRETGETRASWTSTFSQYVSRRWKKAQYQKIEQARNQPIDDEWQPSLDALEILDRDGITRPFIEDAIPEFILYWRERGTVDNNWNSRFIQHIRLQWARYTRTVSNEQEITPIPSNWQPSEAVFDILHMARIDPDFAQQQIPEFLLFWQDSGQAHRSWNTKFLQHVKYRWAHSHQLGQDHARQQQASGKNPPANSFIEKHTDRSWREGL, encoded by the coding sequence ATGACGTCTCTTGTCGAGCGCCCATTAATGGTCTCCCCTTCTCTGGCCGCCACCATCGGTCTAGATGCCGCACTGCTCTATCAGCTGTTAGCTGAATGGCAACTCCTGCTGGACGCCCATGTTAAACAGGGCCAGCATTGGCATCTAATCGAACTGGCCAAACTAGAAGCCCAGCTACCGTTCTGGGAAACCGAAAAAATTCTGGATGTCCTGCGCACCCTCAACGATCAGGGGCTCATTATTGTCGGCGGCGCACTGATGAGCAATCTCCAAAATATCCGCTTTGCGCTACCCCAACGCGGCACCCCGGCCCCAGAAGTGCACCCCACCCACAGACAGACCAGCACCCCCAGCCGTACGCCGGAACAGCGGCAACCCCAAGCCCATATTGGCACCCGTCGACCCAGTCAACCGGTGCCAGGCCACACGGTCATTCCCGGCGACTGGTGCCCCGATCAAGCCAGCATCGACTATTTAATCCGTTTTAACCAAGTTGATCCCAGCTTTATCGAGTCTTCACTGCCCGAGTTTATTGCCCATTACCGAGAGACCGGTGAAACCCGAGCCTCGTGGACCAGCACCTTCAGCCAATACGTTAGCCGACGCTGGAAAAAAGCCCAGTATCAAAAAATTGAACAGGCCAGAAACCAACCGATTGACGATGAGTGGCAACCGAGCTTAGATGCCTTGGAAATTCTGGACCGGGACGGTATCACACGACCGTTCATCGAGGACGCCATTCCCGAGTTTATTCTGTATTGGCGCGAACGTGGCACCGTCGATAACAACTGGAACTCCCGGTTTATCCAGCATATTCGCCTGCAGTGGGCACGGTACACTCGCACTGTCAGCAATGAACAGGAAATCACGCCAATCCCGTCAAACTGGCAGCCCAGCGAGGCGGTATTTGATATCCTGCACATGGCCAGAATTGATCCGGATTTTGCCCAACAACAAATCCCGGAGTTCCTGTTATTCTGGCAAGACAGCGGCCAAGCTCACCGCTCGTGGAACACCAAGTTTCTGCAACATGTAAAATACCGCTGGGCACACAGCCACCAACTGGGGCAAGACCATGCAAGACAGCAACAAGCTTCTGGAAAAAACCCGCCAGCAAATAGCTTCATCGAAAAACACACCGACCGCAGCTGGCGAGAAGGGCTCTAA